Proteins co-encoded in one Pseudoalteromonas sp. MEBiC 03607 genomic window:
- a CDS encoding DMT family transporter, with protein sequence MQRTIPPFFVAVICVLLAMVTIQSGASVAKQLFPVIGPEGTTALRLGFSAAILCLVFKPWRALPPMGQRMPIIIYGLSLGGMNILFYYAIERIPLGIGVALEFTGPLAVALLSSRKKRDLFWVACAIAGIILLLPDMKGEDSLDPVGVILALAAGACWAFYILFGKKTGNQGSGGMTVAMGMSVAAIVLVPYGAASQGAALLSWEVLPLGILVAIMSSALPYTLEMVALRNMPAQGFSIMMSLEPAIAALAGFIILAELLSVWQWLAILLVITASVGSSMSHSSEEDQKSQKCD encoded by the coding sequence ATGCAACGCACCATCCCACCGTTTTTTGTTGCTGTTATATGCGTACTTCTTGCAATGGTTACCATTCAATCGGGAGCCTCTGTTGCAAAGCAATTATTTCCTGTAATAGGCCCTGAGGGAACCACTGCCCTACGCTTGGGTTTTTCAGCTGCCATTTTGTGCCTTGTGTTTAAACCTTGGCGCGCGCTTCCGCCAATGGGTCAACGCATGCCGATTATCATCTATGGTCTGAGCTTAGGTGGTATGAACATTCTATTTTATTACGCAATTGAGCGTATCCCTTTAGGAATAGGTGTTGCGCTGGAGTTTACCGGTCCCCTTGCAGTTGCTTTACTTTCGTCACGTAAAAAGCGCGATTTATTCTGGGTAGCCTGTGCCATTGCAGGCATTATTTTATTATTACCTGATATGAAAGGCGAAGACAGCCTCGACCCCGTGGGTGTGATTCTAGCCCTTGCGGCTGGTGCCTGTTGGGCGTTTTATATTTTGTTCGGCAAAAAAACAGGTAACCAAGGCTCTGGCGGGATGACGGTTGCTATGGGGATGAGCGTTGCCGCGATTGTACTTGTACCTTATGGCGCAGCTTCACAAGGCGCAGCACTCTTGAGCTGGGAAGTTCTGCCGCTTGGTATTTTAGTTGCCATCATGTCAAGTGCGCTGCCATACACTTTAGAGATGGTTGCGCTGCGTAATATGCCAGCACAAGGCTTTAGCATCATGATGAGCCTAGAACCTGCCATTGCTGCACTTGCTGGATTTATTATTTTAGCTGAGTTGCTTAGTGTATGGCAGTGGTTAGCGATTTTATTGGTTATCACGGCTTCTGTTGGCAGCTCAATGTCTCACTCATCGGAGGAGGATCAGAAAAGTCAGAAATGTGATTGA
- a CDS encoding LysR family transcriptional regulator codes for MNELNAMKTFVQVAELKSFSAAALALSMPKSSVSQLVKQLEDTLGARLLNRTTRRVTLTNEGTVFYQRCKDMLADIDELQTLFHKKDEALSGRLRVDMPQPISRRLVLPNLDSFLSAHPQLEIELSSSDRRVNLIEEGFDCVVRVGQLEDSSLIAKRIGHCPMINCVSPGYIKNYGNITKLSDLAEHYIVRYSQTLGQLDPGFEYQDTQGDWQTLTMKSQLTVNNTDAYKAACLAGLGLIQVPRHGVLDELSRGELIQVLPDYNLPPMPMNIVYPNRRHLPRRTRVFIDWLSEQLKPIIKQK; via the coding sequence ATGAATGAACTGAATGCCATGAAAACCTTTGTTCAGGTTGCAGAGCTAAAAAGCTTTTCGGCTGCAGCACTTGCGTTGAGCATGCCTAAATCATCCGTCTCGCAGTTGGTCAAACAACTCGAAGATACGTTAGGTGCTCGGCTTCTAAACCGCACAACAAGGCGAGTTACGCTGACCAACGAAGGCACGGTTTTTTATCAGCGCTGCAAAGATATGCTTGCTGATATAGACGAACTACAAACCCTATTTCATAAAAAAGACGAAGCGTTATCAGGGCGTCTTAGAGTAGATATGCCACAGCCAATTAGCCGGCGTTTAGTGCTGCCGAATCTAGACAGCTTTTTATCTGCACACCCGCAATTAGAGATTGAACTGAGTAGTTCAGACAGACGAGTTAACCTAATTGAAGAAGGCTTTGATTGCGTAGTGCGAGTCGGTCAATTAGAAGACTCATCGCTGATTGCGAAAAGAATTGGCCACTGCCCGATGATTAACTGTGTAAGCCCAGGTTATATTAAAAACTATGGCAACATCACAAAACTTAGCGATTTAGCCGAGCACTACATTGTTCGCTATAGCCAAACACTCGGTCAACTTGACCCCGGCTTCGAATACCAAGATACACAAGGCGATTGGCAAACCCTCACCATGAAATCGCAGCTCACAGTCAACAATACTGATGCTTATAAAGCAGCGTGTTTAGCAGGGCTTGGCCTTATTCAAGTGCCTCGTCATGGGGTTCTCGACGAGCTCAGCCGTGGTGAACTTATCCAAGTTTTACCTGACTATAATTTGCCGCCCATGCCTATGAACATCGTCTACCCAAATCGACGTCACTTACCAAGACGTACCCGAGTGTTTATTGATTGGTTAAGCGAGCAATTAAAACCGA
- a CDS encoding SDR family oxidoreductase — MMSNKIAVITGGNRGLGKNTVLSLARKNIDCVFTYRSHKDEAQQVVEEVAALGAKAVAIQLDVSDILGFAEFKQTLESTLATQWQTSRFDYLINNAGHGSDSAFADTSEAMFDNLMNVHVKGVFFLTQTLHEMINDGGRIINLSSGLTRFALPGKAAYATMKGAVEVLTKYLAKELAGRNIAVNVVAPGAIATDFGGGAVRDNEHVAQLVSSFTAMGRVGQADDIGPMIAQLLGDENRWVTGQRIEASGGMFL, encoded by the coding sequence ATGATGAGCAACAAAATTGCAGTGATCACAGGTGGTAATCGCGGTTTAGGTAAAAATACAGTTTTAAGTTTGGCACGTAAGAACATTGATTGTGTATTTACTTACAGAAGCCATAAAGATGAAGCGCAGCAAGTTGTAGAGGAAGTAGCTGCACTGGGGGCAAAAGCCGTCGCCATTCAACTTGATGTGAGCGATATTTTAGGTTTTGCTGAATTCAAACAAACACTTGAAAGTACCTTAGCAACACAATGGCAAACATCTCGATTTGATTATTTAATCAATAATGCAGGTCATGGCAGTGACAGTGCATTTGCTGATACCAGCGAAGCTATGTTTGATAATTTGATGAATGTTCATGTAAAAGGTGTGTTTTTCTTAACGCAAACATTGCATGAGATGATCAATGATGGCGGGCGTATTATTAACTTATCTTCAGGGCTGACACGTTTTGCATTACCGGGAAAAGCGGCCTACGCCACCATGAAAGGAGCCGTTGAGGTATTAACTAAATACCTGGCAAAGGAACTTGCTGGTCGCAATATTGCCGTGAATGTCGTCGCACCAGGCGCAATTGCCACTGATTTTGGTGGCGGTGCTGTCCGTGATAATGAGCATGTTGCTCAATTAGTGAGTTCATTTACAGCCATGGGACGCGTTGGCCAAGCTGATGATATTGGTCCTATGATTGCGCAATTACTCGGTGATGAAAACCGTTGGGTGACCGGGCAACGCATTGAAGCATCGGGCGGTATGTTTTTATGA
- a CDS encoding ligand-gated channel protein: MTRVVSSVLPLTAAVLAGLSHFAYADDKKQDMEVIVVSASGYEQMLKEAPASISVIDREQLEKRFYRDLTDAMTDVPGVVVTGGGDRKDISLRGMASQYTLILIDGQRQTSRETRPNSDGLGVEGAWTPPISAIDRIEVIRGPMSSLYGSDAIGGVINIITRKTPEKWYGELRLDSTIQESSDSGNINQGSFFTAGGLIPELLGMQLSGQFSKRDEDDFEAGFRGKEQSNIKAKFILTPSDSHEIMLEVGSAKQKLDETLGKTVAPLAEGESCGRNGCPESSTTEYDQETYSLSHNGFYDFGSSRSYLKYDKFDNTSREMYVENTDAQTSWTLPFTNHNAAFGASYLKEELDDYTSNGISDLTHVENEQWSVFVEDEWAATKQFKLTSGLRYDHDGNFSGHFSPRLYGVYTATKSLTVKGGISTGFRAPNIRQSTAAWGQVSRGGNIYGNPDLSPEKSVNYEMGIYYDASRDLSLSSTVFYNEFEDKITRISCPLTQCTDGPNQFGSMPTTYVNVDEAVTQGFELSVSYDITSELDVSANYTYTDSEQKTGEYKGSPLNQLPKHILQTSVNWRPVDKLGTWLRVHYRGEESQPTTGPSQSSLIAPDYTLADIGGNYDLSRSIKLGFGVYNLFDKEITEAEYGYVEDGRRYWLSVGFNF; encoded by the coding sequence ATGACGAGGGTTGTTTCTTCTGTTTTACCACTCACCGCTGCTGTGTTAGCAGGTCTTTCCCATTTTGCATACGCTGATGACAAAAAACAAGACATGGAAGTAATAGTTGTATCGGCTTCCGGTTACGAGCAAATGCTTAAAGAGGCGCCAGCCAGTATCAGTGTTATTGACCGTGAGCAGCTTGAAAAGCGTTTTTACCGTGATCTAACCGATGCGATGACCGATGTTCCCGGTGTGGTTGTTACAGGTGGTGGCGACAGAAAAGATATCAGCCTTCGCGGTATGGCAAGTCAATATACTTTGATTTTAATTGATGGTCAGCGTCAAACCTCACGTGAAACACGACCAAATAGTGATGGCCTAGGTGTTGAAGGGGCATGGACTCCGCCTATTTCAGCGATTGATCGAATTGAAGTTATTCGTGGCCCTATGTCGTCGTTATATGGCTCAGATGCCATTGGTGGGGTTATCAATATTATAACTCGTAAAACACCAGAAAAATGGTACGGCGAGCTACGTTTAGATAGCACGATTCAAGAATCAAGTGACTCGGGTAATATCAACCAAGGCAGTTTCTTTACTGCGGGTGGCTTAATTCCAGAATTATTAGGTATGCAGTTATCTGGTCAGTTTTCAAAACGTGACGAAGATGATTTTGAAGCCGGCTTTCGTGGTAAAGAGCAAAGCAATATCAAAGCGAAGTTTATCTTAACGCCATCTGATAGCCATGAAATTATGCTTGAAGTAGGCTCTGCAAAACAAAAACTCGACGAAACATTAGGTAAAACAGTTGCTCCTTTAGCAGAAGGTGAAAGTTGTGGCCGTAATGGTTGCCCAGAGTCATCCACTACAGAGTACGACCAAGAAACGTATTCACTAAGTCATAATGGTTTTTATGATTTTGGCTCATCACGCAGTTACTTAAAGTACGATAAATTCGATAATACTTCGCGCGAAATGTATGTCGAAAATACCGATGCGCAAACAAGTTGGACTTTACCGTTTACCAATCATAATGCAGCATTTGGTGCGTCATATTTAAAAGAAGAGCTAGACGATTATACCAGTAACGGCATTAGTGATTTAACGCACGTTGAGAACGAGCAGTGGTCAGTATTTGTAGAAGATGAATGGGCTGCAACCAAGCAATTTAAACTCACAAGCGGACTTCGCTATGACCATGATGGCAATTTTTCAGGCCATTTCAGCCCACGTTTGTATGGTGTTTATACAGCAACTAAATCGTTGACTGTAAAAGGTGGTATCTCAACAGGCTTTAGAGCGCCGAATATTCGTCAATCTACCGCAGCTTGGGGGCAAGTGAGCAGAGGTGGTAATATTTACGGTAACCCAGATTTAAGCCCTGAAAAATCAGTAAACTACGAGATGGGTATTTACTATGATGCCAGCCGTGATTTATCGCTTTCAAGCACGGTTTTTTACAACGAGTTTGAAGATAAAATTACCCGCATTTCGTGCCCACTCACTCAGTGTACTGATGGGCCAAACCAGTTTGGTTCAATGCCAACGACCTATGTCAATGTAGATGAGGCCGTCACACAAGGCTTTGAGTTATCAGTATCTTACGACATTACCAGTGAGCTTGATGTAAGTGCCAACTACACTTACACCGATTCTGAGCAAAAAACCGGTGAATACAAAGGCAGCCCACTTAATCAATTACCTAAGCATATTTTACAAACTTCAGTTAATTGGCGCCCGGTTGATAAATTAGGCACCTGGTTGCGTGTACATTACCGTGGTGAAGAAAGCCAGCCGACAACAGGCCCATCGCAAAGTAGCCTAATTGCGCCAGATTACACCTTGGCTGATATTGGTGGTAACTACGATTTAAGCCGCAGCATTAAGTTAGGATTTGGTGTTTATAATCTGTTTGATAAAGAAATCACCGAAGCTGAATACGGCTATGTTGAAGATGGTCGCCGTTATTGGCTATCTGTAGGGTTTAATTTTTAA
- a CDS encoding PHB depolymerase family esterase, which yields MQKVTQLCKRKSASFTPLAVLCAAIFSQPSFAGSWQQNVSIGGFNNVHIYTPDTQSSIGNGHSLMLVLHGCVQPINNYLTANLEDAAEAHGMVIAVPDAMNKAGYSCWSYWQGAINRSSGDYKNLINLANTLSGDAARNIDPKQVYIAGLSSGAAMAAQTACVAPDVFAGVAPSAGPTIGTSSNGAISTCETVSENTFVSRCESYAGSYKDHFATQIAAIGHGTADTTVNTCYNQQNADGFAALYGVNQLSGTTTISDDATRTAELSLWQDNRVAMLWFNNLDHSWSGGQGASGDYVAANSINFATYLGEYFAANNKRVDRNAGPEISNLTATDSNNQLTITGSAIDPEGSVTNVDINVYSLAGGAASLIESLNVQVDANNTFSGVTSALSDGLYEVRVSATDNEAKQGDEANLTVRVGPEPAATAPVLSDTAASVNGQCASVTGTVIDDNQNLSSVVVSFSNGDVTATVNGLEYFAEQCNLAGGNNTAVITASDDTLLTSTDSISFVIDAGVTGDYNLHINEGHISWGEGYSACYLAFGTAAFTMREYSAGTNQCQWIADDDSSCAGPLQACKTTTEPSNDADNDGVLDGADNCPNVANADQADNDNDGIGNVCDSTPDGETSDSDSDGVSDSLDNCPLVANSDQIDSDADGVGDACDSTPNGDYQCSETTSSNYAHVQANRATTNGSYAYAVGSGDNLGLYNTFYTSTLAQTSAGYYELGNCPN from the coding sequence ATGCAAAAAGTAACACAATTATGTAAACGAAAATCAGCGTCGTTTACTCCGCTCGCAGTGCTCTGTGCTGCTATTTTCTCGCAGCCAAGTTTTGCAGGGAGTTGGCAGCAAAATGTCAGCATTGGTGGTTTTAATAATGTTCATATTTACACTCCTGATACGCAATCAAGCATAGGCAATGGCCATTCTTTGATGCTGGTATTACATGGCTGCGTACAACCCATTAATAACTACTTAACTGCGAATCTTGAAGATGCAGCCGAAGCCCATGGCATGGTAATAGCCGTTCCTGATGCTATGAATAAAGCAGGCTATAGCTGCTGGTCATATTGGCAAGGAGCAATCAATCGCAGCTCTGGCGATTATAAAAATCTGATTAATTTAGCCAATACATTAAGTGGTGATGCGGCGCGAAATATTGACCCTAAACAAGTGTACATTGCAGGTTTATCATCTGGGGCGGCAATGGCTGCACAAACGGCTTGTGTAGCGCCTGATGTATTTGCCGGGGTTGCACCAAGCGCCGGGCCGACCATCGGCACAAGTTCAAATGGGGCAATTTCGACTTGTGAAACAGTGTCTGAAAACACCTTTGTATCCCGCTGTGAAAGCTATGCTGGCAGTTATAAAGATCATTTTGCGACACAAATAGCGGCAATAGGTCACGGCACTGCCGATACCACAGTCAATACCTGTTATAACCAGCAAAACGCAGATGGCTTTGCTGCGCTTTATGGGGTTAATCAACTTTCAGGCACGACGACAATAAGTGATGATGCAACGCGTACCGCTGAGCTGTCACTTTGGCAAGACAATCGGGTTGCTATGCTGTGGTTTAATAATTTGGATCATTCGTGGTCGGGCGGGCAAGGTGCGTCTGGCGATTATGTTGCGGCAAACAGCATTAATTTTGCAACCTATCTCGGTGAGTACTTTGCGGCTAATAATAAACGAGTTGATCGTAATGCAGGCCCAGAAATTAGTAATTTAACTGCCACAGACAGTAATAACCAGCTCACCATTACAGGCAGTGCAATCGACCCAGAAGGCAGTGTAACGAATGTTGATATTAACGTGTATAGCCTAGCCGGTGGCGCGGCAAGCTTAATTGAGTCACTGAACGTGCAAGTCGATGCGAATAATACTTTTAGCGGGGTGACAAGTGCACTCAGCGATGGACTTTATGAAGTGCGTGTCAGTGCCACAGATAATGAAGCGAAACAAGGTGATGAAGCTAATCTTACGGTACGCGTTGGACCAGAGCCTGCGGCAACAGCACCGGTACTGAGTGATACTGCGGCAAGTGTAAACGGGCAGTGCGCTTCAGTAACCGGCACGGTGATTGATGATAATCAAAACTTAAGTAGCGTTGTGGTAAGTTTTAGCAATGGTGATGTGACGGCTACAGTAAATGGGCTTGAGTACTTTGCTGAGCAATGCAATTTGGCTGGTGGCAATAATACCGCAGTGATCACCGCGAGCGATGATACTTTGCTGACATCAACAGATAGCATTAGTTTTGTCATCGATGCTGGCGTGACAGGCGATTACAATCTTCATATCAACGAAGGCCATATTAGCTGGGGCGAAGGTTATTCTGCCTGTTATTTAGCGTTTGGAACCGCTGCATTTACTATGCGCGAGTATTCAGCGGGTACCAATCAATGTCAGTGGATTGCTGATGATGATTCAAGTTGTGCAGGGCCATTACAAGCATGCAAAACCACCACAGAACCTAGTAATGACGCAGACAACGACGGTGTGCTCGACGGCGCAGATAATTGCCCGAATGTAGCAAATGCTGATCAAGCTGATAACGATAATGACGGGATTGGTAATGTGTGTGACAGCACTCCAGATGGTGAAACGAGTGACTCTGACAGCGATGGTGTCAGTGATAGCCTAGATAACTGCCCGCTGGTGGCCAATAGTGATCAGATAGATAGTGATGCAGATGGTGTGGGTGATGCGTGTGACTCAACACCGAATGGTGATTACCAATGCAGCGAAACCACTTCAAGCAACTATGCACATGTGCAAGCAAACCGCGCAACCACCAATGGCTCTTACGCCTATGCGGTGGGCTCAGGTGATAATTTAGGTCTTTATAATACCTTTTATACCAGTACCTTAGCGCAAACCAGTGCTGGGTATTATGAATTAGGTAATTGCCCTAATTAA
- a CDS encoding LysE family translocator, which yields MLDLAVLAVFIPTFFFVSITPGMCMTLAMTLGMSVGVRRTLWMMVGEVLGVATVAIAAVIGVASIMLNYPELFAFLKYLGGAYLIYLGVNMWRAKTSFKPNDDTQQQIGRGQLFSQGYITAIANPKGWAFMISLLPPFINVDLAVAPQLAVLVSIIMLSEFICMLIYATGGKSLRLFLDKGDNVKWLNRIAGALMMCVGVWLALG from the coding sequence ATGCTCGATTTAGCAGTACTCGCGGTTTTTATTCCGACCTTTTTCTTTGTTTCTATTACACCCGGTATGTGTATGACGCTCGCTATGACGTTGGGGATGAGTGTGGGCGTTAGACGTACGCTATGGATGATGGTAGGCGAGGTGTTAGGCGTTGCTACGGTAGCCATTGCTGCGGTGATAGGGGTTGCCAGTATTATGCTTAATTACCCGGAGTTATTTGCCTTTTTAAAATACTTAGGTGGTGCGTACTTAATTTACCTAGGGGTTAATATGTGGCGCGCTAAAACCAGCTTTAAACCTAACGATGATACACAGCAACAAATTGGTCGTGGGCAATTATTTTCGCAGGGTTATATCACTGCCATTGCAAACCCAAAAGGGTGGGCATTTATGATTTCTTTATTGCCACCATTTATTAATGTTGATTTAGCGGTTGCCCCCCAGCTTGCGGTATTAGTGAGCATTATTATGCTGAGCGAATTTATCTGTATGTTGATTTACGCAACAGGCGGAAAGAGCTTAAGGCTGTTTTTAGATAAAGGCGATAATGTGAAGTGGTTAAACCGTATTGCTGGCGCGCTAATGATGTGTGTGGGCGTTTGGCTGGCGCTAGGCTAA
- a CDS encoding TonB-dependent siderophore receptor, whose protein sequence is MKFTQLPVATAILYALYPQISFAEQTADVEANLEKIEIVGIRQNRISEGATGLALEIDETPQSISVISAEQLKNYSAFNINDALRLAPGINVEEWETNRTNYTSRGFEIKNTQIDGVGLPNDWGIVTGAMEAYGYEKIEVVRGANGLLTGVGNASGTLNYVRKRPKNENGGEIGVSIGSWDFKRLQADYSLLLTESGSWAARFVAAAEDKESYLDGLENNREFFSAVVDGQLTDNSTVTMGYSYQDADTDGNTWGGLVYNYTDGTQAKWDVSDTTTQEWTMWDTINTSAFVEYNYVFANAWQLQASYNFRGFEEQDKLFYASGSIDKDTNLGLSGWPGRYDSEVDADLFEIKAFGAFELFGKEHQASFGVSHAKSDDVMYQHPFDFANTPAYGPTPAFPYDLDAIPEPDWLTPVLYSDIEQKLTRYFGSAQLNITDKLFTVVGFNAIEFERSGMNAGASIDNDESETSPYIGFTYKLNDDLNLYASYSDIYQPQEQADYNGQYLAPTKGTNFETGVKASWFDDALMTTFAYFTAEQDNFAQYAGLTEDGIYYYEGVSIESEGYEFEVTGKITDAMNIVASYTHIDVTDENGDDTNKWAPRDVVGVTVDYALTDAVVVGLNGRWQSKIESTDYNVKQGSYALLNAFARWNINDQVAVQANVNNITDEQYINSLQTVGYYGAPTNGSLTLTYKF, encoded by the coding sequence ATGAAATTCACTCAGTTGCCTGTTGCAACCGCTATTCTTTATGCACTTTACCCTCAAATCAGTTTTGCGGAGCAAACAGCTGACGTAGAAGCTAATCTCGAAAAAATCGAAATTGTTGGCATACGTCAAAACCGTATTAGTGAAGGCGCAACAGGTTTAGCATTAGAAATTGATGAAACGCCGCAATCAATCAGTGTGATCTCTGCTGAGCAGCTAAAAAATTATTCCGCTTTTAACATTAATGATGCTTTACGCTTAGCCCCGGGTATCAATGTTGAAGAATGGGAAACGAACCGTACCAACTATACATCGCGTGGTTTTGAAATTAAGAATACACAAATCGATGGAGTTGGCTTACCGAATGACTGGGGTATCGTTACCGGCGCAATGGAAGCATATGGCTACGAAAAAATTGAAGTTGTTCGTGGTGCTAATGGCTTACTTACTGGTGTAGGTAATGCATCGGGTACCCTTAACTATGTACGCAAACGCCCTAAAAACGAAAACGGCGGCGAAATCGGTGTCTCTATTGGCTCATGGGATTTTAAACGTTTACAAGCTGACTACTCACTATTATTAACCGAATCAGGTAGTTGGGCTGCTCGCTTTGTGGCTGCCGCAGAAGATAAAGAATCATATCTGGATGGCCTTGAGAACAATCGCGAGTTTTTCTCTGCAGTGGTAGATGGTCAGCTTACTGATAACTCAACGGTTACTATGGGTTACTCATATCAAGACGCTGATACCGATGGCAATACTTGGGGCGGCCTTGTTTATAACTACACAGATGGTACGCAAGCTAAATGGGATGTCAGCGACACAACCACCCAAGAGTGGACAATGTGGGACACCATTAACACCTCTGCATTTGTTGAATACAACTATGTTTTTGCAAACGCATGGCAGCTTCAAGCGAGCTACAACTTCCGTGGTTTTGAAGAGCAAGACAAACTATTTTATGCCAGTGGCAGCATTGATAAAGACACCAATCTTGGCCTAAGTGGTTGGCCGGGTCGTTATGATAGCGAAGTGGATGCTGATTTATTTGAAATCAAAGCATTTGGTGCCTTTGAATTGTTTGGAAAAGAGCACCAAGCAAGCTTTGGGGTAAGCCACGCTAAAAGTGATGATGTGATGTATCAACACCCGTTTGATTTTGCAAATACACCGGCTTATGGACCAACGCCTGCGTTCCCATACGATTTAGATGCGATCCCAGAACCTGATTGGTTAACACCGGTTCTGTATTCAGATATTGAACAAAAGCTAACCCGTTACTTTGGCTCGGCTCAGTTAAATATTACTGATAAATTATTTACCGTGGTTGGTTTTAACGCTATTGAGTTTGAACGCTCAGGCATGAATGCTGGTGCATCTATCGATAATGATGAGAGCGAGACAAGCCCATATATCGGTTTTACCTATAAGTTAAACGACGATTTAAACTTATATGCCAGTTACTCAGATATTTATCAGCCACAAGAACAAGCTGATTACAACGGCCAATATTTAGCACCTACCAAAGGCACTAACTTTGAAACTGGTGTTAAGGCTTCTTGGTTTGATGATGCCCTTATGACAACATTTGCTTATTTTACTGCAGAGCAAGATAACTTTGCGCAATATGCGGGCCTCACTGAAGATGGTATTTATTACTATGAAGGCGTGTCTATTGAGTCAGAAGGCTATGAATTTGAAGTCACAGGTAAAATCACCGACGCTATGAATATCGTCGCATCTTACACACATATTGATGTAACAGATGAAAATGGTGATGACACTAATAAATGGGCACCTCGCGATGTTGTCGGTGTAACAGTAGATTATGCGTTAACAGATGCAGTGGTTGTTGGTTTAAATGGTCGTTGGCAATCTAAAATTGAAAGCACTGATTACAATGTTAAGCAAGGTAGCTACGCGCTGCTAAACGCCTTCGCGCGTTGGAATATTAATGACCAAGTTGCAGTACAGGCAAACGTTAATAATATTACTGATGAGCAGTACATTAATAGCTTACAAACCGTGGGTTATTATGGCGCGCCAACAAACGGTAGCCTCACTCTTACGTATAAGTTTTAA
- a CDS encoding LysR family transcriptional regulator has translation MNSKLIKTLRVFSRTVETGNMSSAAAELSMTTSAVSQHIKQLEQEIGLSLFNRSPRELTLTEAGHLYYQSCLKMLALADQASTQLQNLQNKPSGELKLVAPVGFGGGLLSEPLDRLINEFDDLRIQLILTDEPIDMIKCGADLAIAIGPLTDSNLVARKLATWPLKLCAHKDHAISKLDKANWEDLGNFARIAHSNADSNAFNPLTLASKPLPKAKITVNNMQSLIKLVCDGVGYGVLPEPEVRHLLKSKELVEIAPEWAMPNYTVYAVTPARDSLAAKTKTAIDTLKLCFNHVSKQVELVD, from the coding sequence ATGAATTCCAAGCTGATCAAAACATTGCGTGTATTTTCTCGTACTGTTGAAACAGGCAACATGAGCAGTGCAGCGGCAGAGTTATCGATGACCACATCGGCTGTCAGTCAACACATTAAGCAATTAGAACAAGAAATCGGATTGAGCCTATTTAACCGCAGCCCACGCGAACTCACTTTGACCGAAGCTGGCCACCTGTATTATCAAAGCTGTTTAAAAATGCTAGCACTGGCGGATCAGGCCAGTACGCAGTTACAAAATCTACAAAATAAGCCAAGTGGTGAGCTCAAATTAGTTGCGCCTGTGGGATTTGGCGGCGGCCTATTAAGTGAGCCTTTAGATCGCTTAATCAACGAGTTTGATGATTTACGTATTCAGTTAATTTTGACTGATGAGCCAATTGATATGATCAAATGCGGCGCTGATCTAGCGATTGCGATTGGCCCTTTAACTGACTCAAATCTCGTTGCTCGTAAATTAGCAACTTGGCCGTTAAAGCTATGTGCTCATAAAGACCATGCAATTAGCAAACTTGATAAAGCCAATTGGGAAGACCTTGGTAACTTTGCCCGTATTGCACACAGCAATGCCGACAGCAACGCGTTTAACCCATTAACGCTGGCAAGCAAGCCATTACCAAAAGCAAAGATCACCGTAAATAATATGCAAAGCTTAATTAAATTAGTGTGTGATGGTGTTGGCTATGGCGTGCTACCAGAGCCAGAAGTAAGACATTTACTAAAATCGAAAGAGCTGGTTGAAATTGCACCCGAGTGGGCAATGCCTAATTACACTGTTTACGCAGTAACGCCTGCCAGAGACAGCTTAGCGGCAAAAACAAAAACCGCCATTGATACTTTAAAACTGTGCTTTAACCATGTATCAAAGCAAGTTGAATTAGTTGATTAA